A DNA window from Porites lutea chromosome 6, jaPorLute2.1, whole genome shotgun sequence contains the following coding sequences:
- the LOC140942105 gene encoding adenosine receptor A2a-like: MADSNETKPDLKCSHALELTFWILYGCVGVVTFTGNSFTFLVFVTSKRLRQSYMNVFLLSLAVADIMMSTFVVPYNVLCNGCSESAPQFCWLMAGLKDIALGGTVFNLAAISLDRFLAVIRPLHYHNDMTNTRVIYILLGVWSFNFILAAIRNTWLHTTSPEEALRRDKIYNSILIFAFALLPLLVMIVMNAKIIQAIRRQNRLVRQETIRGNTEEGNQGSRLARERSRARRGTIACVFVVSIFFVSWLPLGFVNFSFVFGRRDLVSDSLVKVAWLLLLLQSSANPFIYSFFRFEFRQAAHKLIFCRFRRVDIEPTSRFSGTNTN; encoded by the coding sequence ATGGCAGACTCCAATGAAACAAAACCTGATCTAAAGTGCAGCCACGCTCTTGAACTAACCTTTTGGATTCTCTATGGATGTGTCGGTGTTGTGACATTCACAGGGAACAGCTTcacctttcttgtttttgttacaTCAAAGAGGCTGCGACAAAGCTACATGAACGTATTTTTACTCAGCCTTGCAGTCGCTGATATAATGATGTCCACGTTTGTTGTTCCATATAACGTGCTCTGCAATGGTTGCTCGGAAAGCGCACCTCAATTTTGCTGGCTTATGGCTGGTCTTAAGGACATTGCTTTGGGTGGAACGGTATTTAATTTAGCCGCAATATCGCTGGACAGATTTCTGGCGGTAATAAGACCTTTACATTATCACAACGACATGACTAACACTCGAGTGATCTACATTTTACTCGGCGTCTGgtcttttaattttatcctaGCTGCCATACGGAATACCTGGTTACATACAACTTCACCAGAAGAAGCACTAAGAAGGGACAAGATTTACAACAGCATTTTAATTTTCGCCTTTGCCCTTTTACCTCTCCTTGTTATGATAGTAATGAATGCAAAAATAATCCAGGCTATTCGTAGGCAAAATAGACTGgttcgccaagaaacaatcaggGGAAACACTGAAGAAGGAAATCAAGGTTCTCGACTTGCAAGAGAAAGAAGCAGGGCTCGAAGAGGAACTATAGCCTGTGTATTTGTTGTGTCCATCTTTTTTGTTAGCTGGCTACCACTAGGTTTTGttaattttagttttgtatTTGGCCGGCGTGATCTAGTAAGTGATAGTTTGGTTAAAGTAGCTTGGCTGCTACTTTTGCTTCAGTCGTCGGCAAAtccttttatttattctttttttcgttttgaatTTCGACAAGCCGCACACAAATTAATTTTCTGCCGATTTAGAAGAGTCGATATTGAGCCGACAAGCCGTTTTTCGGGCACCAACACCAATTAA